CGCTGGAGCCCAGGCCGGTTCCGCCGCGCCCGCTCGTCCATGGGTCTGTTCGTCTGGTATTTCGGCACGAAGCGCCGCTACCCGCAGGTGGACCACCACACGATCCTCCTGGGACCCCGCTACCGGGGACTGTTGACCGACATCTTCGACCGCAAGGTCCTTGCCGAGGATGCCAGCCTCTATCTCCACCGGCCGACCGCCACCGATCCGAGCCTCGCGCCTCCGGGATGCGATGCCTTCTACGTGCTGGCACCCGTGCCGAACCTCGCGGGCGGCCAAGACTGGCAGGCGCTCGCCGAGCCGTACCGGCGCCGCATTGCCCGGATCTTGGAGACCAGCGTGCTGCCGGGCCTGTCGGATGCCATCGTCACGTCGCACGTGACGACGCCGCAGGACTTCCAGGACGACTTCCGGAGCTATCGCGGCTCCGGTTTCGGGCTGGAGCCGGTCCTCACCCAGTCCGCTTGGTTCCGCCCGCACAACCGGTCGGGCGCCGTGCGCAACCTCTATTTGGTCGGTGCCGGCACCCATCCGGGCGCCGGACTTCCCGGCGTGCTCTCGTCCGCCCGCATCCTCGACAGCGTGGTCCCCGATGCCCGCGTTACCGCCTGAATTCGCCGCCGCGGCGGACCGCTCCGCCTGCCGCGCCGCGATCCGCGCCGGGTCGCGGAGCTTTTTCGCGGCCGGGCAACTGCTCCCGGGCGACGTGCGCGAGGCCGCCTATGGTCTCTATGCCTTTTGCCGGCTCTCGGACGACCTCGTCGACGAGGCCGCGGGATCCGCCGACCGGCATGACGCGGTGGCGCGTCTGACGGATCGGATCGGGCGCGCCTATGCCGGCCAGCCGGTGGACGCGCCGGCCGATCGCGCATTCGCGGAGGTCGTGACCACCCACGCCATCCCCGAGGCCCTGCCGCGCGCCCTGATCGAGGGATTCGCCTGGGATGCGGACGGGCGGCGCTACGCCGATCTTGAGGCGCTCCAGGCCTACGCGGCGCGGGTCGCCGGGTCGGTCGGCGCCATGATGGCGCTGATCATGGGCGCCCGGAGCGCCGACGCCCTCGCTCGCGCCTGCGACCTCGGGGCGGCCATGCAGCTCACCAACATCGCCCGCGACGTGGGCGAGGATGCCCGGATGGGCCGTCTCTATCTACCCCTCAACTGGATGGCGGAGGCGGATCTCGACCCCGAGACGTTCCTGGCCGATCCGCGACCGAGCCCGGCCCTGGCGGCTCTCGTGGCGCGGCTGCTCGCCGAGGCTGACCGGCTCTACGCCAGCGCAAATGCCGGCATCGAGGCCCTCCCGCCCCGCTGCCGGCCGGCGATCCGGGCCGCGAGTCTGATCTATGCCGAGATCGGCCGGATCGTCGCCGCGAACGGCTTTGATTCGGTCTCCGGCCGTGCCCGGGTCACGGCAGGCAGGAAGCTTGCGCTGATCGCCCGCGCGACCCGGCCGCATCGGGTCGGATCCGATCTCGGGGCGCCGGCTCTCCCGGCGGCGGCATTTCTGATCGAGGCGGTCACGTCTGAGCCGCACGGCGGCCTGCGCCCGCGCGCCGCTCTGCGGCCCTGGTGGGACTTGGGTGGACGGGTCGTGCACGTCCTCGACCTGATCGAGCGGATGCGCGAGCGGGAGGCGTTCGGCCGCTCGGCCCCGTCGTAAGGCTCCGCCAAACGCCGAGTCGTCAGCGCGCTGCCGCGCGTACGTCGCCTTCGAGCAGGCATCCGGTGGGCCGGCCATCCGCGAAGCCGGGACGGACCCGGATCTCAGACAGCCGGCCCATGGCCCGGCCCTGAAAGATGCGGATCGGTCGATCGTCGGCCGCGATGAGGCGATCCTCCAGTAGTCCGAAGGACAGCGCTGCCGCGGCGATCCCAGTGGCGGCGTCCTCCAGGTAGCCGGATGCACGGGGGAACTGCCGCGCTTCGAAGAGCCGGGCGGGGCCGTCCAGGACGGCGTAGGGATAGAGCCCCGTCGATCCGATGCGCGCGCAGGCGGTCTCGATCGCGCCGGCCTCCGGCGTCAGTGCGTTCAGCGCCGCCGCGTCGCGCATCGGCACCAGGGTCTTTACCCGGGACGTAACGGCGTTGCGGATCTGCCGCTCGGCCAGCGTCGCCTGGTCGATCCCGAGCGCCGCCAGCACCGCCGTCTCGTCCTCCTGCGAGAGCGACCGGACGCGACCGGCCGGCTGCGTGATCGAGACAGCCCATTGATCCGCCCCGCGCGGCGCGACGAACCCGGTCACCGACCCGCTGGCGGTGGCAATTCGCACCGGCGTAGCGGGCAGCCGACCCTGGCGAGCAAGCACCCAGAGCATCCCGATCGTCGCGTGGGCGCACATCTCCATCTCGTGGTTGGGCACGAAGAAGCGGAAGCGCAGGTCATGCGAATCGTCCTCGGCCGGCAGCACGAAGCCCGATTCGTGGCCGTAGCGCGCCGCGATCGCCCGCATGTCCTCGGCGTCGAGGCCGACAGCATCCGCGACAACCGGGCACGGGTTGCCGCCGCGCCCCTCGTGGGTGAACACGTCGACCACGGTCACCGCGGACATCAGGCTGCCCTCACTGGAGGTGACGGGCGTAGGTATCGCCAGCTGCCGCCTTCAGGGCTGCCCCCGCATCGCGCCCGATGCGCTCGGCATCTGCGGCGAGGCCCTGGCGGGAGACCGCCCAGTGCCGGCTGCCATCCGGCAGGAACAGCAGGCCATCGAGCGACAGGTTCTCGCCCTCGATCCGCGCGAGGGCGGCGATCGGCGTGCGGCAGGACCCATCGAGCTCGGCGAGGAGCGCCCGCTCGGCCGTGATCGCCGTCGTGGTGCGAGCGCAGGCGATGGGCGCCAGAAGTTCGCGGATCGCGGCGTCGTCCGTCCGGCACTCGATGCCGAGAGCGCCCTGCGCGACGGCCGGCAGCATCTCATCGACGGGCAGGATGCTGCGCGCCATGCTCTCCAGGCCGAGGCGCTGAAGCCCGGCGAGCGCGAGCAGCGTGGCATCGCACTCGCCGGCCTCGAGCTTGCGCATCCGGGTGTTGGCGTTGCCGCGGAGCGGGACGACGCGCAGGTCGGGCCGCCGCATCAGCACCTGCGCCCCGCGGCGCAGCGACGAGGTGCCGACGCGCGCGCCCTCGGTCAGGCCCGCCAGACCGTCCGCGTGCGGTGACAGGAAGGCGTCCCGCGGGTCGTCGCGTTCCAGGATGCACGCGATGGTCAGCCCGTCGGGGAGCCAGGTCTCGACGTCCTTCATGGAATGCACGGCGACATCGACGTCGTCGGCGAACAGGGCCTGTTCCAGCTCCTTGGTGAACAGACCTTTGCCACCGATCTCGGAGAGCGGGCGGTCGAGGATCTTGTCGGCGACGGTGGTAACGACGACGAGTTCGATCTCGAGCCCGGGATTGGCCGCCACGATCCGGTCACGCACCATCCCGGTCTGCGCGAGCGCCATCGGGGAGCCGCGGGTGCCGATGCGCAGGGGGCGGTTCAACATTGGATCTGAGGTCACTTCGCTCGACGGGAGATGCCTTATAGACCGGCTGCGGCGTCAAGCCATGGTCCGGCCCGGATTTCAGACTTCTTGAACCATCCCCATGTCAGAATGGAGGGGGCCGCCCCGGGTTCGCAGAATTATCCTTCGAGCCGGGCAGCCACACGATCGAGGGGCCACGGGACCAACGCCATGCTGATTCTGCCGAGTCGACGGCAGTTCCTGACGGGTCTCGGGGCGGGGGCCGGCCTCGTGGCCGCGACGGGCGTCTACGCCTTCGATGTCGAGCCGCTGCACCGGCTGGTCGTCACGCCCTACGCGCCGACCTTGCCGGGCTGGGATCCGGACCTGCGCCTGCGGATCGCGGTGCTGGCGGATTTCCACGTCTGCGAGCCGTTCATGCCCTTCGACCGGGTAGCCGAGATCGTAGACGCCACGAACGCGCTGGAGCCGGACCTCATCCTGATGCTCGGCGACTACCCGGCCGGTCGGATCGCGTGGCGCAAGCTGCCGCTCACCGATTTCGCCCGGATCGTCGAGGGCCTGAAGGCGCCGCTCGGCACGCACGCGATCCTGGGCAACCACGATTGGTGGGACGACCACGCGGTGCAGCGCGCCCGACGCGGGACCCCGGCGGTGAAGAAGCTGCTTGAAGCGCGCGGCATCCCGGTGCTTGAGAATCAGGCCGTGCGCCTCGTGAAGGACGGACGGCCGTTCTGGATTGCCGGCCTCGCCGACCAGCAACCGTTCCAGAAGACCTGGGAATGGGTGAGCTTTGCCGACGTGCCGCGCACCCTGGAGGCCGTCACCGACGCGGCGCCGGTGATCTTGATGGCGCACGAGCCCGACATCTTCATGAAGATCCCCGAGCGCGTCTCGCTCACGCTGGCCGGGCACACGCATGGCGGACAGGTCCGAATCCTCGGCCGTGCGCCCGCGATCCGCAAGGTCCATGGGCACGATTACTCCTACGGCCACGTGGTGCAGGACGGCCGTCACATGATCGTGTCCGGTGGGTTCGGGATGAGCCGGATCCCCGTCCGCTTCGGCGTGCCGCCTGAGATCGTGCTGCTGGACCTCGGGCAGACGGACCGCACCCCCGCCGCCTGAGCCGGCCGCGCCGGAACGCCGCGCCCGTCGTTTTCCGGATCGAGGCGCGCTAACTCGCTCGGATGCGCGCCCTGCTCCCCATCCTCGCCGTCGCGGCCCTCGTGGCCGGTCATGGATCCGCCGCTGCGCAGTCCTGCAACACGCTCATCGACAAGGTGACGGCGGAGACCGCCGCAAAGATCGCCGAACGCCGCAGCGACTACGCGAGTTTCACCGCCGGTCCGGACATGACGCTGACGCTCGCCTGCGGCAGCCCGGACCTGTCCTCGGTCGGAGCCCAGTTCCGCGGCGCGAGTCCGCCTGACACCTACTACGATCTGTTCGGCCACGCCGGACATGCGGTGACCGGCATCGATGCGGCGGTGATCACGGAGGCGGCGCACCGCGCCCAGGCTGTCGCGACCAAGCTGCGCCACAGCAACGTGGACCTTGGCGGGGCGCGGGTGACCTGCTCGGCGATGGTCTCGCCCGACAAGGGGCCTCTGACCCTGTGCGCCGTGATCGAGCACAGCGACCGGAGCTGAGGCCGACGGCTCAGCCCGCCGACCCCCGCGCGGCCCGCACTACAGCGGGATGTTGTCGTGCTTCTTCCAGGGCTGCTCCATCTTCTTGGTGCGGAGCATGCCCAGCGCCCGGGCGATCCGGCGACGGGTCGAGTGCGGCATGATCACCTCGTCGATGTAGCCGCGCTCGGCCGCCACGAAGGGTGAGAGGAACCGGTCCTCGTACTCGCCGGTGCGCGCCGCGATCTTGTCCGGGTCGCCGAGTTCGCTGCGGAAGATGATCTCCACCGCGCCCTTGGCGCCCATGACGGCGATCTGCGCTGTCGGCCACGCGTAGTTCACGTCGGCGCCGACATGCTTCGAGGCCATGACGTCGTAGGCTCCGCCGAAGGCCTTCCGGGTGATGATCGTCACCAGCGGCACGGTCGCCTGCGAGTAGGCAAACAGCAGCTTCGCGCCGTGCTTGATCAGACCACCGTATTCCTGAGCCGTGCCCGGCAGGAAGCCCGGGACGTCGACGAAGGTGACGATCGGGATCTCGAAGGCGTCGCAGTAGCGCACGAAGCGCGCCGCCTTGCGCGAGGCGTCCGAGTCGAGCACGCCCGCCAGGACCAGCGGCTGATTGGCCACGAAGCCGACCGTGCGCCCCTCGATCCGGCCGAACCCGGTGATGATGTTGCGCGCGTAGGCCGCTTGGATCTCGAAGAAGTCGCCCTCGTCCACGACGCGACGGATCAGCTCGCCCATGTCGTAGGGCTTGTTCGGGTTGTCCGGGATTAGCGTGTCGAGGGAGGCGTCGAGACGGTTGACATCGTCGAAGCTCTCCAACTCGGGAACGCCGTCGATGTTGTTGGCCGGAAGGAAGTCGAGGAGGCGGCGGATCTGGAGGATGGCCTCCACGTCGTTCTCGAAAGACCCGTCGGCGATGGATGACTTGGTGGTGTGAACCTTGGCGCCGCCGAGTTCCTCGGCCGTGACCACTTCGTTCGTAACGGTCTTGACCACGTCGGGGCCGGTCACGAACATGTAGCTCGTATCGCGAACCATGAAGATGAAGTCTGTCATGGCCGGCGAATAGACGTCGCCGCCCGCGCAGGGGCCCATGATCACCGAGATCTGCGGGATCACACCCGAGGCCATGACGTTGCGGCGGAATACCTCGCCGTAGCCGCCGAGCGCCGCGACACCTTCCTGGATCCGGGCGCCGCCGGCATCGAAGATGCCGATGATGGGGGCGCGCATCTTGAGCGCCATGTCCTGCACCTTCACGATCTTCTGCGCGTGCGCCTCGGAGAGGGAGCCGCCGAAGACGGTGAAGTCCTTGGAGAACAGGAAAACGGTGCGGCCGTTGATGGTGCCCCAGCCGGTGACGACGCCGTCGCCCGGGATCTTCTGCCGCTCCATGCCGAAATCGGTTGAGCGATGCTGAACGAACATGTCGAATTCCTCGAACGACCCGTGGTCGAGGAGGAGTTCGATGCGCTCCCGCGCCGTGAGCTTGCCGCGCTTGTGCTGGGCCTCGACGCGCTTCTCGCCGCCGCCGAGGCGGGCCTGCGCCCGGCGTTCTTCGAGCTTGTCGAGGATATCCTTCATCGCTGTTTCCGCCCTTCCCCTGCCGGTGCCCGTCGACCCGGATGGGGCCGGGTCCAAGCTTATGCATTCTCCGATCGTGCGCCCTTAGCACGGGCCAATCGGGTGGCAAACCGACGCTTTTGTCAGAACTTTGGGGGAGGCAGATGGTGGACGGTGCAGGGATCGAACCTGCGACCTTTCCCGTGTGAAGGGAACGCACTACCGCTGTGCTAACCGTCCGTACCGGCACACGCCTTGCGCTCGCCCGCGCTCGAAAGTGCGGCGACCCGGTGGCTGGCCTTCTAGGGCGCGGCGGGCCGGCACGTCAAGCGCGGGGCGCGACTGTCCTGCAGGCGGACGCGGCACCGCGCGTTGTCTACGGTTGACAACGCCGCCGGCCCGGTGCGCTGTGCCATCATGCACGAGGGGCCAGCGAGCGTGACGCCCGGCAGCGACGTTTCGGCAGAGGGCGCAGCGCGGTCCGGACGGCCGCGCGTGGCCATCACCTACTGCACGCAGTGCAACTGGCTGCTCCGCTCAGCCTGGATGGCGCAGGAACTGCTCTCCACCTTCCGCGACGACCTGGGCGAGGTGGCGCTGATCCCGGCAACGGGCGGCGCCTTCCGCATCGAGCTCGGCGAGGCGCTGCTGTGGGAACGGGTGCGCGACGGCGGCTTCCCCGACGTCAAGGCGCTCAAGCAGCGCGTGCGCGACCACCTCGACCCGGAGCGCGATCTCGGCCATATCGACCGGTCATGAGGCGCGGCAACAGCCAGGTGCCCGCGGGATGCCGCGGGCCGGGGACGGGCCCCGCTTGAGTCCGGATCACCAGACCGAGGGCGGCGGGGTGCCCGCGCTCATCCCGGCGCGCGGATCCTGGCTGTCGCGCCGGCTCCGTCGCTTCCGGGGCAACGGCTTCTCGACGCAGGTCTACCTGATCGCGCTCGTCATCGCGCTGATCGGCCCGGGCCTGCTGTTCACCAGCATCCTGCTGATGCGCTACGCCTCGGCCGAGCGGGCGCGGTTCGAGCAGGACGCGCGCGAGAACGTGCGCGGCATCGGCCTCTCGCTGGATCGCGACACGGCCGGCCTGGTCTCTGTTCTGCAGACCCTGGCCACCTCGCCGCGGATCCGCCAGGGCGACTTCGAGGCCTTCGACGCGCAGGCGCGGCTCGTGCGCGAGTCGATCGACCTCGATGTCCTGCTGCGCCGGCCGAACGGACAGGAGGTGGTCAATACCGGTGTTCCACGCGGTGCCCCGCTGCCAGTGGTCGCGCTTCCATTCGATCAGGAATTGGCCCTGGGCGCCCAGCGCGCCATGGTGAGCGGTTACGTGCCGGGTCCGACCCCCGCCGAGGCCACCTATGCCGTCGGCGTGCCCGTCATGATGGACGGCGAGGCCGCCTACATCCTCAGTTTCACCGTGCCGCTCTCCCGCCTGCAGGGCATCCTCTCGCGGGAGGTCGTGCCGGGCTGGACCACCGGGATCAGCGACCGCAACGGCATCGTGCTGGCCCGCCTGCCGGATCCGGAGGCCGTGATCGGCCGCCCGCGCCTCGCCAGCCTTAGGCAGGTCCAGTCGGCCACGCCCGGCGTCTGGGAGGGGCAGGACCGCCAGCACAAGCCCGTCGTGGTCATCGAGGCGCGCTCGCGGCTCACCGCCTGGATGGTCGCCACCAGCATCCCGCAGGCGCTTGTCGACGCGCGGGTGCGGCGCTGGATCTGGGCCTTCGCGGGCTTCGGCCTGCTGGTGCTCGCCACCTCGTCGGTGCTGGCGGTGAACCTCTGGTCCCGCGTCTCCCGGCCGCTGCGCCTCCTGGCCGCCTCGGGACCAGCGCTGGCGCGCGGCGAGGCCATCCCGCGGGTGTCATCGCCGGTGCACGAGATCGAGCGGCTCGGCACGGTGCTGTCGGACGCCTCGCTGCGGCTGCGCACCCGGGAGGAGGAGCGCGACCAGGCGCTCGCCGACACGCGGCGCGGCCTGACGGCGCTGAGCGAGAGCGAGGCACGCTTCCGCCACATGGCTGATTCGGCGCCAGCCCTGATCTGGATGACCGACGAGACCGGCGCGGTCAGCTTCGCGAACCTCCACTTCGAGCACCTGTTCGGGATGCCGGCCGCCGAATTCGCCGATGACGGCTGGCACCGGATCGTCCATCCCGACGATCTGGACTCGTTCCGCGCGGCCTTCGCCGAGGCGTTCGACGCCCGCAGCCCGTTCCGCCTCGAGGTCCGGGTCATCGACAAAGATGGCGTGGTGCGCTGGCTTCAGTGCGAGGGCGTGCCGCGGCTCGACGACGACCACAACTTCCTCGGGTATACCGGCTGCAACATCGACATCTCGGAGGCGAAGAACGCCGAGGAGCATCTGCTGCTCCTGATCCACGAGCTGAATCACCGGGTGAAGAACACCCTCGCGACGGTGCAGTCGATCGCCGCCCAATCCCTGCGCGGCCTGGAGGGCGCCGAGGCCGACGCGGCCCGGGCCGCCTTCGAGGCGCGTCTCCTGGCACTCGCCCGCGTCCATGACGTGCTGACCCGGGAGAGCTGGGAGGGCGCGGAGCTGTCGGCCGTGGTCGCGGACGCCATTCGGCCGCTGGAGGCGACCGACGGACGCGCCTCGCGCTTCCGGGTGGTGGGGCCGGCCCTGCGCCTGCCGCCGCGGCTCGCCCTCTCGATCGCCATGGCGCTGCACGAACTCGGCACCAACGCGGTGAAATACGGCGCGCTCTCCAAAGAGGGCGGCTGCGTGGAGATCTCGTGGACGGTGCGCCGCGAGGCGGAAACGGTGCTGTACCTCCGTTGGGCCGAGAGCGGCGGTCCCCCGGTGAAGAAGCCCACCCGCACCGGGTTCGGTTCACGCCTGATCGAGCGCAGCCTCGCCCGGGAGCTCGCCGGCGACGTCAGTCTCTCCTACGAGCCGAGCGGGGTGGTCTGCACCATCAACGCGCCGGTGCCGGCCCCGGGCCTCCTGGAGCGGAAGGGTGTCGCGGCGCCCGCCCGGATCGCGCCGCTGCCACTGGCGGGGTAGCGGGCGGCGGAGACACGCGGTCAGAGTCCGCACTGTCATTCCGGGGCGCTACAGGCGAGCCCGGACCCGAAGGGGTACGCCGGAGGCGGGCAATCCAGAGCCGCCGACGGCACCGATCTCGTAACAGGCTGCGGTCCTGGGTTCCCGGCCCTGCTTCGCAGTCCCGGAATGACGAATTTGTCTACCGAGTGAGCTTCAGTTCATCCACCGGTTGTCGTGGGGATCATTCCGGCCGCTCCGATCAGTGATACGGATCCGCGGCATCCCGCATCCCGTCGCCCATGAAGTTGAAGGCCAGCACCGTCACCAGCACGGGTAGCACCGGCAGCAGCAACCATGGGTAGAGCTGCACGGCCGCCAGATTCTGCGCCTCGTTCAGCAGCACGCCCCAGCTCGTTACCGGCGGCCGCAGGCCGAGGCCCAGGAAGGACAGGGCGGTCTCACCGAGGATCATGGTGGGGATCGACAGCGTCGCCGAGGCGATCAGATGGCTCATGAAGTTCGGGATCAGGTGGCGTCCGATCACCCGCGCCGGGGAGGCGCCCATCAGCTCGGCGGCCTGCACGAAATCCTCCTCGCGCAGCGCGAGCAGCTTCCCGCGCACCGCGCGAGCGAGGCCCGGCCAGTCGAGCAGGCCGAGGATCACCGTGATGCCGAAGAAGATCAGCAGCGGACTCCAGTTCGGCGGCAGCGCCGCCGACAGGGCCAACCAGAGCGGCAGTTCCGGCAAGGAGCGCACCACCTCGATCAGCCGCTGCACGGCGGTGTCGGTGATTCCGCCGAAATAGCCCGCGATTCCTCCGAAGAAGAGCCCGAGGACGAAGGAGATCGCGACGCCCACGAGGCCGATGGTGAGGGAGATCCGGGCCCCGTAGACCATGCGGGAGAAGAGGTCGCGCCCGAGCTTGTCGGTGCCGAGCAGGAAAAGCGTGCCGTT
The sequence above is drawn from the Methylobacterium mesophilicum SR1.6/6 genome and encodes:
- a CDS encoding phytoene/squalene synthase family protein, with protein sequence MPALPPEFAAAADRSACRAAIRAGSRSFFAAGQLLPGDVREAAYGLYAFCRLSDDLVDEAAGSADRHDAVARLTDRIGRAYAGQPVDAPADRAFAEVVTTHAIPEALPRALIEGFAWDADGRRYADLEALQAYAARVAGSVGAMMALIMGARSADALARACDLGAAMQLTNIARDVGEDARMGRLYLPLNWMAEADLDPETFLADPRPSPALAALVARLLAEADRLYASANAGIEALPPRCRPAIRAASLIYAEIGRIVAANGFDSVSGRARVTAGRKLALIARATRPHRVGSDLGAPALPAAAFLIEAVTSEPHGGLRPRAALRPWWDLGGRVVHVLDLIERMREREAFGRSAPS
- a CDS encoding PhzF family phenazine biosynthesis protein: MSAVTVVDVFTHEGRGGNPCPVVADAVGLDAEDMRAIAARYGHESGFVLPAEDDSHDLRFRFFVPNHEMEMCAHATIGMLWVLARQGRLPATPVRIATASGSVTGFVAPRGADQWAVSITQPAGRVRSLSQEDETAVLAALGIDQATLAERQIRNAVTSRVKTLVPMRDAAALNALTPEAGAIETACARIGSTGLYPYAVLDGPARLFEARQFPRASGYLEDAATGIAAAALSFGLLEDRLIAADDRPIRIFQGRAMGRLSEIRVRPGFADGRPTGCLLEGDVRAAAR
- the hemC gene encoding hydroxymethylbilane synthase produces the protein MLNRPLRIGTRGSPMALAQTGMVRDRIVAANPGLEIELVVVTTVADKILDRPLSEIGGKGLFTKELEQALFADDVDVAVHSMKDVETWLPDGLTIACILERDDPRDAFLSPHADGLAGLTEGARVGTSSLRRGAQVLMRRPDLRVVPLRGNANTRMRKLEAGECDATLLALAGLQRLGLESMARSILPVDEMLPAVAQGALGIECRTDDAAIRELLAPIACARTTTAITAERALLAELDGSCRTPIAALARIEGENLSLDGLLFLPDGSRHWAVSRQGLAADAERIGRDAGAALKAAAGDTYARHLQ
- a CDS encoding metallophosphoesterase, which codes for MLILPSRRQFLTGLGAGAGLVAATGVYAFDVEPLHRLVVTPYAPTLPGWDPDLRLRIAVLADFHVCEPFMPFDRVAEIVDATNALEPDLILMLGDYPAGRIAWRKLPLTDFARIVEGLKAPLGTHAILGNHDWWDDHAVQRARRGTPAVKKLLEARGIPVLENQAVRLVKDGRPFWIAGLADQQPFQKTWEWVSFADVPRTLEAVTDAAPVILMAHEPDIFMKIPERVSLTLAGHTHGGQVRILGRAPAIRKVHGHDYSYGHVVQDGRHMIVSGGFGMSRIPVRFGVPPEIVLLDLGQTDRTPAA
- a CDS encoding acyl-CoA carboxylase subunit beta; translated protein: MKDILDKLEERRAQARLGGGEKRVEAQHKRGKLTARERIELLLDHGSFEEFDMFVQHRSTDFGMERQKIPGDGVVTGWGTINGRTVFLFSKDFTVFGGSLSEAHAQKIVKVQDMALKMRAPIIGIFDAGGARIQEGVAALGGYGEVFRRNVMASGVIPQISVIMGPCAGGDVYSPAMTDFIFMVRDTSYMFVTGPDVVKTVTNEVVTAEELGGAKVHTTKSSIADGSFENDVEAILQIRRLLDFLPANNIDGVPELESFDDVNRLDASLDTLIPDNPNKPYDMGELIRRVVDEGDFFEIQAAYARNIITGFGRIEGRTVGFVANQPLVLAGVLDSDASRKAARFVRYCDAFEIPIVTFVDVPGFLPGTAQEYGGLIKHGAKLLFAYSQATVPLVTIITRKAFGGAYDVMASKHVGADVNYAWPTAQIAVMGAKGAVEIIFRSELGDPDKIAARTGEYEDRFLSPFVAAERGYIDEVIMPHSTRRRIARALGMLRTKKMEQPWKKHDNIPL
- a CDS encoding SelT/SelW/SelH family protein — protein: MHEGPASVTPGSDVSAEGAARSGRPRVAITYCTQCNWLLRSAWMAQELLSTFRDDLGEVALIPATGGAFRIELGEALLWERVRDGGFPDVKALKQRVRDHLDPERDLGHIDRS
- a CDS encoding sensor histidine kinase, encoding MSPDHQTEGGGVPALIPARGSWLSRRLRRFRGNGFSTQVYLIALVIALIGPGLLFTSILLMRYASAERARFEQDARENVRGIGLSLDRDTAGLVSVLQTLATSPRIRQGDFEAFDAQARLVRESIDLDVLLRRPNGQEVVNTGVPRGAPLPVVALPFDQELALGAQRAMVSGYVPGPTPAEATYAVGVPVMMDGEAAYILSFTVPLSRLQGILSREVVPGWTTGISDRNGIVLARLPDPEAVIGRPRLASLRQVQSATPGVWEGQDRQHKPVVVIEARSRLTAWMVATSIPQALVDARVRRWIWAFAGFGLLVLATSSVLAVNLWSRVSRPLRLLAASGPALARGEAIPRVSSPVHEIERLGTVLSDASLRLRTREEERDQALADTRRGLTALSESEARFRHMADSAPALIWMTDETGAVSFANLHFEHLFGMPAAEFADDGWHRIVHPDDLDSFRAAFAEAFDARSPFRLEVRVIDKDGVVRWLQCEGVPRLDDDHNFLGYTGCNIDISEAKNAEEHLLLLIHELNHRVKNTLATVQSIAAQSLRGLEGAEADAARAAFEARLLALARVHDVLTRESWEGAELSAVVADAIRPLEATDGRASRFRVVGPALRLPPRLALSIAMALHELGTNAVKYGALSKEGGCVEISWTVRREAETVLYLRWAESGGPPVKKPTRTGFGSRLIERSLARELAGDVSLSYEPSGVVCTINAPVPAPGLLERKGVAAPARIAPLPLAG
- a CDS encoding ABC transporter permease; protein product: MIGPAMTDGSPVAGHFVDPAPFEPESRTESPVGSASAWRLILRKFLRHRLAVASALILLALYATVPFVELLAPYGQARRNGDFLYAPPQGVHLFHEGQFVGPFVYPYRAHLDLDTFRRNYVVDGASPQPLRFFCRGDGYDWLGLVHTDLHIVCPPENGTLFLLGTDKLGRDLFSRMVYGARISLTIGLVGVAISFVLGLFFGGIAGYFGGITDTAVQRLIEVVRSLPELPLWLALSAALPPNWSPLLIFFGITVILGLLDWPGLARAVRGKLLALREEDFVQAAELMGASPARVIGRHLIPNFMSHLIASATLSIPTMILGETALSFLGLGLRPPVTSWGVLLNEAQNLAAVQLYPWLLLPVLPVLVTVLAFNFMGDGMRDAADPYH